One Ooceraea biroi isolate clonal line C1 chromosome 6, Obir_v5.4, whole genome shotgun sequence genomic window carries:
- the LOC105284146 gene encoding N6-adenosine-methyltransferase non-catalytic subunit: MQTMLQARWERSQKRKKLLAQTLGVSSVDELRQILGTDVEDVQRKRSRLSGDKTDGTIKDLKDDAVPTDEIVYKDSSTFLKGTQSSNPHNDYCQHFIDTGQRPQNFIRDVGLADRFEEYPKLRELIKLKDDLIAETATPPMYLKTDLLSYNLKELNCKFDVILIEPPLEEYQRTCGATNVQLWNWDQIMELDIGEVAANRSFVFLWCGSSDGLDMGRFCLRKWGFRRCEDICWIRTNINNPGHSKNLDSKAVLQRTKEHCLMGIKGTVRRSTDGDFIHANVDIDLIISEEPDYGSIEKPVEIFHIIEHFCLGRRRLHLFGRDSTIRPGWLTVGPELTNTNFNADLYQSYFTNGQITTGCTERIEALRPKSPPPKGKVSGRGRGGFNRGRGRGR; this comes from the exons ATGCAAACAATGTTGCAAGCTCGTTGGGAACGTTCTCAGAAACGCAAGAAGCTCTTGGCTCAAACG CTAGGAGTTTCCAGCGTGGATGAACTGCGACAAATTCTGGGAACCGATGTGGAAGATGTGCAGAGGAAGAGGAGCAGATTATCTGGTGACAAAACCGATGGGACGATCAAGGATTTGAAGGATGATGCAGTGCCAACAGACGAGATTGTGTACAAGGATTCCTCGACATTTCTCAAA GGAACGCAGTCGTCGAACCCGCACAATGACTACTGTCAACACTTTATCGACACTGGCCAACGGCCGCAGAATTTTATTAGAGACGTGGGTTTGGCGGACCGATTCGAGGAGTATCCAAAGTTGCGCGAGTTGATCAAGCTGAAAGACGACTTGATCGCGGAAACCGCGACCCCGCCAATGTATCTAAAAACAGACCTGCTGTCGTATAACTTGAAAGAGCTCAATTGTAAATTTGATGTCATTCTTATAGAGCCACCTCTGGAAGAGTATCAGAGAACGTGCGGCGCAACGAATGTGCAGCTTTGGAACTGGGACCAA ATAATGGAACTAGATATTGGTGAGGTGGCTGCCAATCGGAGCTTCGTGTTCTTGTGGTGCGGTAGCAGCGACGGCCTGGACATGGGGCGCTTCTGCCTGCGTAAATGGGGTTTCCGTCGCTGCGAGGACATATGCTGGATTCGTACCAACATCAATAATCCAGGTCACAGCAAGAACCTAGATAGCAAGGCGGTGCTGCAGAGAACGAAGGAACATTGTCTGATGGGTATAAAGGGAACAGTGCGACGCTCTACGGACGGCGACTTTATTCATGCGAATGTGGACATTGATCTCATCATATCGGAGGAGCCTGATTACGGATCGATCGAGAAACCCGTGGAGATCTTTCACATCATTGAGCACTTCTGCCTCGGCCGAAGAAG GTTGCACCTCTTCGGTCGTGACAGCACCATCAGGCCGGGCTGGCTCACCGTTGGCCCGGAATTGACAAACACGAACTTCAATGCGGATCTCTATCAGAGTTACTTCACTAACGGTCAGATTACTACCGGCTGCACCGAGAGGATAGAGGCACTCAGGCCGAAATCGCCACCGCCCAAGGGCAAGGTGTCCGGCCGTGGTAGAGGAGGCTTCAATCGCGGCAGAGGCAGAGGGAGATAA
- the LOC105284145 gene encoding uncharacterized protein LOC105284145 isoform X2, whose translation MFLDIRSMTICVVDQHFSLNKILLRALALWPYHRTKLVELHLVLLFFIFISFILVQLTTFLTTECTPNMRIRIFSFVLYFTIYLIKYSCFCINSDTIRCLLDKFQYICDELKDEGEIAIIKEYGNEAKRFTLIMSVYSISNALILCLLPIVPRILGIFTSINVSEEYFMIHVPREYFIDQEKYYYYILLHMEANFFIGAIVLLATGTMLFGCIKYICGLFRIASCRIDQTMETSMFQSAGLSKDCVIYKKIVHAIDIYRKAVELVLIISAQLCDIIKSNLVGSCFSLMLVGVISLSLNLYGLHQALMLVSATEECLMYVTLTVVILIYMFIASYIGQEVSDHHNHVFISVYNIKWYVTPLYIQRIILFLLQKGTKNFYITFGGQFVMSMESATTMLSTSISYFTIIYSTQQDT comes from the exons ATGTTCCTTGATATTCGCAGTATGACGATCTGCGTTGTGGATCAGCATTTTAgtcttaataaaatacttttgcgTGCACTTGCCTTATGGCCTTATCATCGCACGAAACTCGTTGAATTACACCTGGTCttgttgttttttattttcattagcTTCATCTTAGTTCAA TTGACAACATTTCTAACTACAGAATGCACCCCTAATATGAGAATTAGAATTTTCTCctttgtattgtattttactatatatctaataaagtacAGTTGCTTCTGCATTAATAGTGATACT ATAAGATGTTTATTAGacaaatttcaatatatatgtGATGAGCTAAAAGACGAAGGCGAAATCGCTATCATAAAAGAATATGGGAACGAGGCAAAACGTTTTACACTTATTATGTCAG TATACAGCATATCCAACGCACTTATTCTGTGTCTTCTACCAATTGTCCCGCGAATTCTTGGTATTTTTACGTCCATAAATGTGtctgaagaatattttatgatacatGTTCCGAGAGAATACTTTATCGATCAAGAGAagtattactattatattttgctgCATATGGAAGCAAACTTCTTTATAGGAGCAATTGTATTATTAGCAACAGGAACAATGCTATTTGGctgtatcaaatatatatgtggattatttagAATCGCCAG TTGTCGTATTGATCAAACAATGGAAACTTCGATGTTTCAAAGTGCTGGTTTGTCGAAGGattgtgtaatttataaaaagattgtACACGCCATAGACATTTATCGCAAAGCAGTAGAGttagtattaattatatcggcGCA attatgtgatataataaaatccaatcTCGTGGGATCATGTTTTTCACTAATGTTAGTTGGTGTTATTTCCTTAAGTCTCAATCTTTATGGA CTTCACCAGGCTTTGATGCTTGTAAGTGCGACGGAGGAATGTTTAATGTATGTTACACTTACAGTTGTCATTCTAATATATATGTTCATAGCCAGTTACATCGGACAAGAAGTTTCAGATCACCATAATCATGTATTTATAAGCGT ATACAACATTAAGTGGTACGTAACtcctttatatatacaaaggATAATTTTGTTCCTGTTGCAAAAAGGcactaaaaatttttatattacttttggTGGGCAGTTTGTGATGTCTATGGAAAGTGCGACCACG ATGTTAAGCACTTCCATATCGTATTTCACCATTATCTATTCTACACAGCAagatacatga
- the LOC105284145 gene encoding uncharacterized protein LOC105284145 isoform X3: MFLDIRSMTICVVDQHFSLNKILLRALALWPYHRTKLVELHLVLLFFIFISFILVQLTTFLTTECTPNMRIRIFSFVLYFTIYLIKYSCFCINSDTIRCLLDKFQYICDELKDEGEIAIIKEYGNEAKRFTLIMSVYSISNALILCLLPIVPRILGIFTSINVSEEYFMIHVPREYFIDQEKYYYYILLHMEANFFIGAIVLLATGTMLFGCIKYICGLFRIASCRIDQTMETSMFQSAGLSKDCVIYKKIVHAIDIYRKAVELCDIIKSNLVGSCFSLMLVGVISLSLNLYGLHQALMLVSATEECLMYVTLTVVILIYMFIASYIGQEVSDHHNHVFISVYNIKWYVTPLYIQRIILFLLQKGTKNFYITFGGQFVMSMESATTVKLCHIMSCYKITSNYNFPRGVTLSA, translated from the exons ATGTTCCTTGATATTCGCAGTATGACGATCTGCGTTGTGGATCAGCATTTTAgtcttaataaaatacttttgcgTGCACTTGCCTTATGGCCTTATCATCGCACGAAACTCGTTGAATTACACCTGGTCttgttgttttttattttcattagcTTCATCTTAGTTCAA TTGACAACATTTCTAACTACAGAATGCACCCCTAATATGAGAATTAGAATTTTCTCctttgtattgtattttactatatatctaataaagtacAGTTGCTTCTGCATTAATAGTGATACT ATAAGATGTTTATTAGacaaatttcaatatatatgtGATGAGCTAAAAGACGAAGGCGAAATCGCTATCATAAAAGAATATGGGAACGAGGCAAAACGTTTTACACTTATTATGTCAG TATACAGCATATCCAACGCACTTATTCTGTGTCTTCTACCAATTGTCCCGCGAATTCTTGGTATTTTTACGTCCATAAATGTGtctgaagaatattttatgatacatGTTCCGAGAGAATACTTTATCGATCAAGAGAagtattactattatattttgctgCATATGGAAGCAAACTTCTTTATAGGAGCAATTGTATTATTAGCAACAGGAACAATGCTATTTGGctgtatcaaatatatatgtggattatttagAATCGCCAG TTGTCGTATTGATCAAACAATGGAAACTTCGATGTTTCAAAGTGCTGGTTTGTCGAAGGattgtgtaatttataaaaagattgtACACGCCATAGACATTTATCGCAAAGCAGTAGA attatgtgatataataaaatccaatcTCGTGGGATCATGTTTTTCACTAATGTTAGTTGGTGTTATTTCCTTAAGTCTCAATCTTTATGGA CTTCACCAGGCTTTGATGCTTGTAAGTGCGACGGAGGAATGTTTAATGTATGTTACACTTACAGTTGTCATTCTAATATATATGTTCATAGCCAGTTACATCGGACAAGAAGTTTCAGATCACCATAATCATGTATTTATAAGCGT ATACAACATTAAGTGGTACGTAACtcctttatatatacaaaggATAATTTTGTTCCTGTTGCAAAAAGGcactaaaaatttttatattacttttggTGGGCAGTTTGTGATGTCTATGGAAAGTGCGACCACGGTAAAATTATGTCATATCATgtcatgttataaaattacatcaaattataattttccgcGAGGTGTAACCTTATCTGCATAA
- the LOC105284145 gene encoding uncharacterized protein LOC105284145 isoform X1, whose translation MFLDIRSMTICVVDQHFSLNKILLRALALWPYHRTKLVELHLVLLFFIFISFILVQLTTFLTTECTPNMRIRIFSFVLYFTIYLIKYSCFCINSDTIRCLLDKFQYICDELKDEGEIAIIKEYGNEAKRFTLIMSVYSISNALILCLLPIVPRILGIFTSINVSEEYFMIHVPREYFIDQEKYYYYILLHMEANFFIGAIVLLATGTMLFGCIKYICGLFRIASCRIDQTMETSMFQSAGLSKDCVIYKKIVHAIDIYRKAVELVLIISAQLCDIIKSNLVGSCFSLMLVGVISLSLNLYGLHQALMLVSATEECLMYVTLTVVILIYMFIASYIGQEVSDHHNHVFISVYNIKWYVTPLYIQRIILFLLQKGTKNFYITFGGQFVMSMESATTVKLCHIMSCYKITSNYNFPRGVTLSA comes from the exons ATGTTCCTTGATATTCGCAGTATGACGATCTGCGTTGTGGATCAGCATTTTAgtcttaataaaatacttttgcgTGCACTTGCCTTATGGCCTTATCATCGCACGAAACTCGTTGAATTACACCTGGTCttgttgttttttattttcattagcTTCATCTTAGTTCAA TTGACAACATTTCTAACTACAGAATGCACCCCTAATATGAGAATTAGAATTTTCTCctttgtattgtattttactatatatctaataaagtacAGTTGCTTCTGCATTAATAGTGATACT ATAAGATGTTTATTAGacaaatttcaatatatatgtGATGAGCTAAAAGACGAAGGCGAAATCGCTATCATAAAAGAATATGGGAACGAGGCAAAACGTTTTACACTTATTATGTCAG TATACAGCATATCCAACGCACTTATTCTGTGTCTTCTACCAATTGTCCCGCGAATTCTTGGTATTTTTACGTCCATAAATGTGtctgaagaatattttatgatacatGTTCCGAGAGAATACTTTATCGATCAAGAGAagtattactattatattttgctgCATATGGAAGCAAACTTCTTTATAGGAGCAATTGTATTATTAGCAACAGGAACAATGCTATTTGGctgtatcaaatatatatgtggattatttagAATCGCCAG TTGTCGTATTGATCAAACAATGGAAACTTCGATGTTTCAAAGTGCTGGTTTGTCGAAGGattgtgtaatttataaaaagattgtACACGCCATAGACATTTATCGCAAAGCAGTAGAGttagtattaattatatcggcGCA attatgtgatataataaaatccaatcTCGTGGGATCATGTTTTTCACTAATGTTAGTTGGTGTTATTTCCTTAAGTCTCAATCTTTATGGA CTTCACCAGGCTTTGATGCTTGTAAGTGCGACGGAGGAATGTTTAATGTATGTTACACTTACAGTTGTCATTCTAATATATATGTTCATAGCCAGTTACATCGGACAAGAAGTTTCAGATCACCATAATCATGTATTTATAAGCGT ATACAACATTAAGTGGTACGTAACtcctttatatatacaaaggATAATTTTGTTCCTGTTGCAAAAAGGcactaaaaatttttatattacttttggTGGGCAGTTTGTGATGTCTATGGAAAGTGCGACCACGGTAAAATTATGTCATATCATgtcatgttataaaattacatcaaattataattttccgcGAGGTGTAACCTTATCTGCATAA